One part of the Salmo salar chromosome ssa28, Ssal_v3.1, whole genome shotgun sequence genome encodes these proteins:
- the LOC106589762 gene encoding homeobox protein zampogna, producing the protein MALGRPSFSINDILTRRRDTRDNIQISRDLTDLCAIKLATINQDQPTERRDGSSSGPGSSTSDCSEEHKQDEMEMIHIRQGNIRSSPGLGDIRNPTSEAGSEESTGEETDYMSCRKDINNKQLPSLDQDKQREEEERESSYSTVGQPISGNKKRSRAAFSHAQVYELERRFNVQRYLSGPERAALAGALKLTETQVKIWFQNRRYKTKRRQMAAELASRISSTPATLAKKVAVKVLVRDDQRQYGEDDLSSPPALPLYPAYRYGYYPYMYCFQPWLSSNALCGSMH; encoded by the exons ATGGCGCTGGGCCGCCCATCTTTCTCCATCAACGACATCCTCACCCGGCGACGTGACACACGAGACAACATTCAAATTTCACGGGATCTGACAGATCTATGCGCGATAAAGCTGGCCACCATCAACCAGGATCAGCCAACCGAGAGAAGGGATGGGAGCTCGAGCGGCCCCGGTTCATCCACGTCGGACTGCAGTGAGGAGCACAAACAGGATGAGATGGAGATGATACACATCCGCCAAGGAAATATTCGTTCCTCTCCCGGTTTGGGCGACATCAGGAACCCCACGTCTGAGGCCGGTAGTGAAGAGAGCACTGGAGAAGAGACGGATTACATGTCATGCAGAAAAG ACATAAACAACAAACAACTACCCAGTCTGGATCAAGacaaacagagggaggaggaggagagggagagtagttACAGCACCGTAGGCCAACCCATATCTGGTAACAAGAAGCGCTCCCGTGCGGCCTTCTCCCACGCGCAGGTCTACGAGCTAGAGCGTCGGTTTAACGTGCAGCGCTACCTGTCTGGTCCTGAACGGGCGGCCCTGGCGGGCGCGCTGAAGCTCACGGAAACCCAGGTGAAAATCTGGTTCCAGAACCGGAGATATAAGACTAAACGGCGGCAGATGGCGGCAGAACTAGCCTCCCGTATCTCCTCTACACCCGCCACACTGGCTAAGAAAGTGGCGGTGAAGGTCCTGGTTCGAGACGATCAAAGACAGTACGGTGAGGATGACCTGTCCAGTCCGCCTGCTCTGCCTCTCTACCCGGCCTACCGATATGGATACTACCCCTACATGTACTGCTTCCAGCCATGGCTCTCTAGCAATGCCCTTTGTGGGAGCATGCATTGA